One genomic window of Kiloniellales bacterium includes the following:
- a CDS encoding glycosyltransferase family A protein: protein MPGDPDNAVSVIICNYNYGRFLGQGLESLAKQSEPPHGLIIVDDGSTDDSRTVVVDFLSTCGRRFAQRDFLRNEQNLGKLASLNLAVERLVTPLAMILDADDFLPVDAIARLKERLLAARRENPAVGFAYSDSHLVDEAGAVIGRGKSADWSRALLKTHSYIPECALTLSRALHQAAPFDESIRVHTKHHKWTKIADRGWIGHYVPEPLFNYRMHQSNISGIGKAVLSEGDAEGRKERLLSGYWRTA from the coding sequence ATGCCCGGCGATCCGGACAACGCGGTTTCGGTCATCATCTGCAACTACAACTACGGCCGCTTTCTGGGCCAGGGCCTCGAGAGCCTGGCCAAGCAGAGCGAGCCGCCGCACGGCCTGATCATTGTCGACGACGGCAGCACCGACGACTCGCGCACCGTCGTGGTGGACTTCCTCTCGACCTGCGGCCGGCGCTTCGCCCAGCGCGACTTCCTGCGCAACGAACAGAACCTCGGCAAGCTGGCCAGCCTGAACCTGGCGGTGGAACGCCTGGTCACGCCGCTCGCGATGATCCTGGACGCCGACGATTTCCTGCCGGTCGATGCGATCGCGCGCCTGAAGGAACGCCTCCTGGCCGCGCGGCGCGAGAACCCCGCGGTCGGCTTCGCCTATTCCGACTCCCACCTGGTGGACGAGGCCGGCGCGGTGATCGGGCGGGGCAAGTCGGCGGACTGGTCGCGCGCGCTGCTCAAGACCCACAGCTACATACCCGAGTGCGCCCTGACCCTGAGCCGCGCGCTGCACCAGGCCGCGCCCTTCGACGAGTCGATCAGGGTCCACACCAAGCACCACAAGTGGACAAAGATCGCCGACCGCGGCTGGATCGGCCACTACGTCCCCGAGCCGCTGTTCAACTACCGCATGCACCAGAGCAACATCTCGGGCATCGGCAAGGCGGTCCTAAGCGAGGGCGACGCCGAGGGCCGCAAGGAGCGGCTGCTCTCGGGCTACTGGCGCACCGCCTGA
- a CDS encoding pentapeptide repeat-containing protein has translation MKPRHLALFLTAALTAAALPPPATAGCSDPPGPGVDWSGCDKAGVNLARSDLRGANLAGADLTGAYLLETDLSGGRLADATLARAVLRKVNFHGADLTRCDLQGADLSRVSLRLANLTGADLSRGAYLNRADLSGATLSGARLDGANLVETVLNGADLRQVDLSRARLIAAKLVRSDLRGADLREADLTGAVLMGADLTGADLAGADLWGTVWTDGMTCGQGSKGACRP, from the coding sequence ATGAAACCGAGACACCTCGCGCTCTTCCTGACCGCGGCCCTGACCGCCGCGGCGCTCCCGCCGCCGGCGACCGCCGGCTGCAGCGACCCGCCGGGACCGGGGGTCGACTGGAGCGGATGCGACAAGGCCGGCGTGAACCTTGCGCGCAGCGACCTCAGGGGCGCCAACCTCGCCGGTGCCGACCTGACCGGCGCCTACCTGCTGGAGACCGACCTGAGCGGAGGGCGCCTGGCCGACGCGACCCTGGCCCGCGCCGTGCTGCGCAAGGTGAACTTCCACGGCGCCGACCTGACCCGCTGCGACCTGCAGGGCGCCGACCTCAGCCGGGTCAGCCTGCGCCTGGCCAATCTGACCGGGGCGGACCTGAGCCGCGGCGCCTATCTGAACCGCGCCGACCTAAGCGGCGCGACCCTGTCAGGCGCCCGCCTCGACGGCGCGAACCTGGTCGAAACGGTCCTGAACGGGGCCGATCTCCGCCAGGTCGATCTCAGCCGGGCCCGGCTGATCGCCGCCAAGCTGGTGCGCAGCGACCTGCGCGGCGCGGACCTGCGCGAGGCCGACCTGACCGGGGCGGTGCTGATGGGCGCCGACCTGACCGGCGCGGACCTCGCCGGCGCCGACCTCTGGGGCACGGTGTGGACCGACGGCATGACCTGCGGCCAGGGCTCCAAGGGCGCCTGCAGGCCCTGA
- a CDS encoding ABC transporter substrate-binding protein, with amino-acid sequence MKRPKLTGFLFGLVAVIGLALAQPAGAKGGGTMVMLVQPEPPSLASYLSTSGPIGMVTSKVFDGLLEYDLDLQPQPGLAESWTLSDDGLTLTFKLRQGVVFHDGKPLTAEDVRFSIEDAAKVTHPRGPNTFKSVTAIETPDDHTVVLKLEKPAPYMIMAFSSYETPILPKHIYGTGDLRAHPNANKPIGSGPFKFVEWRKGTLIRLDKNENYWKEGQPYLDRIVARFIPDASTRTAALEKGEAHFAAMGAVPFNDAKKLAANADLMVTTKGHEMISPVAEILLNTRRAPLNDANVRRAIAYAIDRQFLIDNIWFGYGKPATGPMSSNFEPGGLYTSDVKTYQVENGVEIANKILDEAGYKKGADGFRFELMHDSLPYGQEWTRLGEYIAQALGKIGIKVTIRQEDVARWLKRTYTDNDFDTTGNYLYNLSDPVVGVHRAVVSEAIVKGRVFSNGSGWSDPRVDDLLAKATVEADPKKRSGFYAEALKIVAEEQPIVWTHEMNFPTVINNKFKDVIVSPLGVYSNFDRVHTE; translated from the coding sequence GTGAAACGACCGAAACTGACCGGATTCCTATTTGGCCTCGTGGCCGTGATCGGCCTGGCCTTGGCCCAGCCGGCCGGCGCCAAGGGCGGCGGCACCATGGTGATGCTGGTGCAGCCGGAACCGCCGAGTCTGGCCTCTTATCTTTCGACTTCGGGCCCGATCGGCATGGTGACCTCCAAGGTCTTCGACGGCCTGCTGGAGTACGACCTCGACCTGCAGCCGCAGCCCGGCTTGGCCGAGTCCTGGACCCTGTCCGACGACGGCCTGACCCTGACCTTCAAGCTCAGGCAGGGCGTGGTGTTCCATGACGGCAAGCCGCTGACCGCCGAGGACGTGAGGTTCTCGATCGAGGACGCCGCCAAGGTGACCCACCCGCGCGGCCCCAACACCTTCAAGTCGGTCACCGCGATCGAGACGCCGGACGACCATACGGTCGTGCTTAAGCTCGAGAAGCCGGCGCCCTACATGATCATGGCCTTTTCCAGCTATGAGACGCCGATCCTGCCGAAGCACATCTACGGCACGGGCGACCTCAGGGCCCACCCGAACGCCAACAAGCCGATCGGCTCTGGCCCCTTCAAGTTCGTCGAGTGGCGCAAGGGCACCTTGATCCGTCTCGACAAGAACGAGAACTACTGGAAGGAAGGCCAGCCCTATCTGGACCGGATCGTCGCCCGCTTCATCCCGGACGCCTCGACCCGGACCGCCGCCCTCGAGAAGGGCGAGGCCCACTTCGCGGCCATGGGCGCGGTGCCCTTCAACGACGCCAAGAAGCTGGCGGCAAACGCGGATCTGATGGTTACGACCAAGGGCCACGAGATGATCTCGCCGGTGGCGGAGATCCTGCTCAACACCCGTCGCGCGCCGCTCAACGACGCCAACGTGCGGCGGGCCATCGCCTATGCCATCGACCGGCAGTTTCTGATCGACAACATCTGGTTCGGCTACGGCAAGCCCGCGACCGGCCCGATGAGCTCCAACTTCGAGCCCGGCGGGCTCTACACCAGCGACGTCAAGACCTACCAGGTCGAGAACGGCGTCGAGATCGCCAACAAGATCCTCGACGAGGCCGGCTACAAGAAGGGCGCCGACGGCTTCCGCTTCGAGCTGATGCACGACAGCCTGCCCTATGGCCAGGAGTGGACCCGCCTCGGCGAGTACATCGCCCAGGCGCTCGGCAAGATCGGCATCAAGGTGACGATCCGGCAGGAGGACGTCGCCCGCTGGCTCAAGCGGACCTACACCGACAACGACTTCGATACGACGGGCAACTACCTCTACAACCTGTCGGATCCGGTGGTCGGCGTGCACCGCGCGGTGGTCTCCGAAGCGATCGTCAAGGGCCGGGTCTTCTCCAACGGCTCCGGCTGGTCGGACCCCAGGGTCGACGACCTCCTGGCCAAGGCGACGGTCGAGGCCGATCCCAAGAAGCGCAGCGGGTTCTACGCCGAGGCGCTGAAGATTGTTGCCGAAGAGCAGCCGATCGTCTGGACCCACGAGATGAACTTCCCGACGGTGATCAACAATAAGTTCAAGGACGTCATCGTCAGCCCGCTCGGGGTCTACTCGAACTTCGACCGGGTTCACACCGAATAA
- a CDS encoding ABC transporter permease, with translation MQGSRLLRYIARRIFQAVPVIIGVVILCFLMLQLAPGDLATVLAGESGGASEEYIAELRKRFGLDQPLLVQLWLYIKSVAVFDLGFSFRHGMDVTDLLLERLWPTLILMGATLFMSLGFGVLAGLFAALWVRTWRDHVISVAAIIAYATPLFWVGLMLILVFSIWLDWFPTSGMEDVVQFYEGWDRVVDIAHHLVLPSITLSLFYLALYARLMRATMLEQRGLDYVTTARAKGLTERQITFRHVLRNALLPVVTVAGVQTGGLLGGSVVVESVFAWPGLGQLAFDALFSRDYNLLLGIFFLSACLVVFVNLVVDIIYVFLDPRIRIES, from the coding sequence ATGCAAGGCAGCAGGCTTCTCCGGTACATCGCCAGGCGCATCTTTCAGGCCGTCCCGGTCATCATCGGGGTGGTGATCCTCTGTTTCCTGATGCTGCAGCTCGCGCCGGGCGACCTGGCGACCGTGCTGGCCGGGGAGTCCGGCGGCGCCTCCGAGGAATACATCGCCGAGCTGCGCAAGCGCTTCGGCCTCGACCAGCCGCTGCTGGTGCAGCTCTGGCTCTACATCAAGAGCGTCGCGGTCTTCGACCTGGGCTTTTCCTTCCGCCACGGCATGGACGTCACCGACCTGCTGCTGGAGCGGCTCTGGCCGACTCTGATCCTCATGGGCGCGACGCTCTTCATGTCTCTGGGGTTCGGCGTGCTGGCCGGACTCTTCGCGGCGCTCTGGGTGCGCACCTGGCGCGACCACGTCATTTCCGTCGCGGCCATCATCGCCTATGCGACGCCGCTCTTCTGGGTCGGTCTGATGCTGATCCTGGTGTTCTCGATCTGGCTCGACTGGTTCCCCACCTCGGGCATGGAGGACGTGGTCCAGTTCTACGAGGGTTGGGACCGGGTGGTCGATATCGCCCACCATCTCGTGCTGCCCTCGATCACCCTTTCGCTCTTCTATCTCGCGCTCTATGCCCGCTTGATGCGCGCGACCATGCTCGAGCAGCGCGGCCTGGACTATGTCACGACGGCCCGGGCCAAGGGCCTGACCGAGCGGCAGATCACCTTTCGTCACGTGCTGCGCAATGCCCTGCTGCCGGTCGTCACCGTCGCCGGCGTCCAGACGGGCGGCCTGCTCGGCGGCTCGGTCGTGGTCGAGAGCGTTTTCGCCTGGCCGGGACTGGGCCAGCTCGCCTTCGACGCCCTCTTCTCGCGCGACTACAACCTGCTGCTCGGGATCTTCTTCCTCTCGGCCTGCCTTGTGGTCTTCGTCAATCTCGTGGTCGACATCATCTACGTCTTCCTCGACCCGCGGATCCGGATCGAGTCATGA
- a CDS encoding ABC transporter permease, whose product MKTFWQRFLTNPRVLLGLIWLGFVTLIAILAPLISPEDPFSIVGQPFLPPFGEYLFGTDSLGRSMLAGLVHGSRTSLLIAIIATLSAVVVGALVGALAGYYGKLVDDGLMRMTEFFQTIPSFIFAIVLVAILTPSAASLIIAIAVVSWPPIARVVRGEVLSVKSREFVQAAVVAGQNDSGILFKQVIPNTLSPLIVTGSLLVATAILTESALAFLGLGAPNLMSWGFMVGAGRSFLRDAWWLVTIPGVAILITVLCINLVGEGLNDALNPRLRDL is encoded by the coding sequence ATGAAGACCTTCTGGCAGCGCTTCCTGACCAACCCGCGGGTCCTGCTCGGCCTGATCTGGCTCGGTTTCGTCACCCTGATCGCCATCCTGGCGCCGCTGATCTCGCCGGAAGATCCTTTCTCCATCGTCGGTCAGCCTTTCCTGCCGCCCTTCGGCGAATACCTTTTCGGTACCGACTCCCTGGGCCGTTCCATGCTGGCCGGCCTGGTCCACGGCTCGCGCACCTCGCTCCTGATCGCCATCATCGCGACCTTGAGCGCGGTCGTCGTCGGCGCCCTGGTCGGCGCGCTGGCCGGCTACTACGGCAAGCTGGTCGACGACGGCCTGATGCGCATGACCGAGTTCTTCCAGACCATTCCTTCCTTCATCTTCGCCATTGTGCTGGTCGCCATCCTGACCCCTTCGGCAGCCAGCCTGATCATCGCCATCGCCGTGGTGTCCTGGCCGCCGATCGCCCGCGTCGTGCGCGGCGAGGTGCTCTCCGTGAAGTCGCGCGAGTTCGTGCAGGCCGCCGTGGTCGCCGGCCAGAACGATAGCGGCATCCTCTTCAAGCAGGTCATTCCCAACACGCTCTCGCCGCTGATCGTGACCGGCTCGCTGCTGGTCGCGACCGCGATCCTCACCGAGTCCGCGCTCGCCTTCCTCGGCCTCGGCGCGCCCAATCTGATGAGCTGGGGCTTCATGGTCGGGGCCGGACGCTCCTTCCTGCGCGACGCCTGGTGGCTGGTGACCATTCCCGGCGTGGCGATCCTGATCACGGTGCTCTGCATCAACCTGGTGGGAGAGGGCCTCAACGACGCCCTGAACCCGAGGCTGCGCGACCTATGA
- a CDS encoding ABC transporter ATP-binding protein, with translation MTGSVISIDDLTVALPSWSDRPHAVEQVSLQIRPNEILCVVGESGSGKSVMSKAILRLLPEPHVRVTGGKIIFENRNLLDLGDEEMRDLRGGRISMIFQEPMTALNPLMQVGRQIDEIFEVHTELKPAERRERVIALFDDVRLPEPARLLNSYPHELSGGQRQRVMIAMALALEPALIIADEPTTALDVTTQAQILSLMKRLQREHGTSILFITHDFGVVAEIADRVAVMRHGKLVEEGTAEQVLSHPQADYTKALIAAVPSLVPRDQDGVEEEDKPVLVVRNLEKTYGGRTGLFGQRGRTVRAVADVSLEVESGASLAVVGESGSGKSTLARCIIGLETPESGEILLNGANIARLSRTALRPYRKVVQMVFQDPFASLNPRHKVGDIIALGPTIQGTPKEKAWEDARELLRRVGLEPAAADRYPHEFSGGQRQRIGIARALAIRPRLIIADEPVSALDVSVQKQVLDLLDELRRELSLSMLFITHDLRVAAHVCEQIVVMRSGELVERGTTAEIFANPQHDYTRALLDSVPGKAWRH, from the coding sequence ATGACCGGCTCCGTCATCTCGATCGACGACCTCACGGTCGCGCTGCCGAGCTGGTCCGACCGGCCCCACGCAGTCGAGCAGGTCTCGCTCCAGATCCGGCCGAACGAGATCCTCTGCGTCGTCGGCGAGTCCGGCTCGGGCAAGTCGGTCATGTCCAAGGCGATCCTGCGCCTCCTGCCCGAGCCCCACGTCCGTGTGACCGGCGGGAAGATCATCTTCGAAAACCGCAATCTGCTCGATCTCGGCGACGAGGAGATGCGCGACCTGCGCGGCGGCCGCATCTCCATGATCTTCCAGGAGCCAATGACCGCGCTCAATCCGCTGATGCAGGTCGGCCGGCAGATCGACGAGATCTTCGAGGTGCACACGGAGCTCAAGCCCGCCGAGCGCCGCGAACGGGTGATCGCGCTGTTCGATGACGTTCGCCTGCCCGAACCGGCGCGGCTCCTCAACAGCTATCCCCACGAGCTTTCCGGCGGCCAGCGCCAGCGGGTCATGATCGCCATGGCCTTGGCTCTCGAACCCGCACTCATCATCGCCGACGAGCCGACCACGGCGCTCGACGTCACCACCCAGGCGCAGATCCTTTCCTTGATGAAGCGCCTGCAGCGCGAGCACGGCACCTCGATCCTCTTCATCACCCACGACTTCGGCGTGGTCGCCGAGATCGCCGACCGGGTTGCCGTCATGCGCCACGGCAAGCTGGTCGAGGAGGGGACGGCGGAACAGGTCCTGAGCCACCCCCAGGCCGACTACACCAAGGCCTTGATTGCCGCGGTGCCGAGCCTGGTCCCGCGCGACCAGGACGGTGTCGAGGAAGAGGACAAACCTGTCCTCGTCGTGCGCAACTTGGAAAAGACCTATGGGGGCCGCACTGGGCTCTTCGGTCAGCGCGGGCGGACGGTGCGCGCTGTGGCCGACGTCAGCCTGGAGGTGGAGAGTGGCGCGTCCCTAGCGGTTGTGGGCGAGTCCGGCTCCGGCAAGTCTACCCTGGCGCGCTGCATCATCGGCCTGGAGACGCCGGAGAGCGGCGAGATCCTGCTCAACGGGGCCAATATCGCGCGCCTTTCCCGCACGGCTTTGCGGCCATACCGCAAGGTCGTGCAGATGGTCTTCCAGGACCCCTTCGCCTCGCTCAACCCGCGCCACAAAGTGGGCGATATCATTGCCCTGGGTCCGACGATCCAGGGCACGCCGAAAGAGAAGGCGTGGGAAGACGCCCGCGAGCTTCTGCGCCGGGTCGGCCTGGAGCCTGCGGCCGCCGACCGCTATCCCCATGAGTTCTCCGGCGGCCAGCGCCAGCGCATCGGCATCGCCCGGGCGCTCGCCATCCGGCCCCGGCTGATCATCGCCGACGAGCCGGTCTCGGCGCTCGACGTCTCGGTGCAGAAGCAGGTGCTCGACCTGCTCGACGAGCTGCGTCGGGAGCTGTCGCTCTCCATGCTCTTCATCACCCATGACCTGCGCGTCGCGGCCCACGTCTGCGAGCAAATCGTGGTCATGCGCAGCGGCGAACTGGTGGAACGGGGCACCACCGCCGAGATCTTCGCCAATCCCCAGCACGACTACACCAGGGCGCTGCTCGACTCGGTGCCCGGCAAAGCCTGGCGGCACTGA